In Deltaproteobacteria bacterium, the genomic window GGGGCTCGAGGCGCTTTCCGCGTCGCTCGACGCGCTGAAGGCCGCGATCGTCAACGCGCCGCGTCTGTCGGCCTCATTTCGACGCCGCTACCTGCACGACGACGCCCTTGGACGGGATTCCGTCCACCATCGCAAAGAGCAGGTAGTGTCCGAGCGGCAGCAAGTTCGGGTCAAATTCCTGGTGGGCGATTTGGACGTCTACCAAACATGTCGGCGACGCGCCGCCATCGAACCGTTGCTGGATCGCAGAGGTCGGTCCACTTCACGATTGCGAGGACGTCGGGGACGGGCGTGGGCGCCTCCAGCTAATACGGACCGTCGATGGACCGGAAGGACGGCGCGCACGTCATCAAGGCGCGGGTCGCTCCTCATGCGGCGCGGCCCGTTGACAGGAAATCGCCACACCGGGATGATCGCGCGCGGTGAGGCGGCGAGCGGTCAATATCGCGGCAGCGGTGCTGCTCCTCGGACTCGTGGGGCACGGCCAGTGCGACCACTGCGACGAGCGTCCTCGGCAGTCCTGTCACCAGGCCGGCGGCCATGGCGGGCGTCACGACCAGGCTCCGCGGCCGCGCTCGCCCGGCTGCTCGTGCCCCGCTCACCACGTCTGCGGCGTGCTCCAGGCCCCGCAGATCCTCGTGCCCGCATCGCTCCGCTCCACAACTCGGGCGACGGAGGTGGCCGCCGTCCTCACGCGGAGCGCGGTGATCGACGTCCAGGCGGGCATCCGCGTTCGCCCCGTCGGTCGCGCCTCACCTCCAGCGCATCACGCCCCGCTGTTCATCGCGCATCGCTCCCTGTTGATCTGATCGGTCTCCTCGACTGCCTGTAGAGATGCGCCGTCGGCGGCGTTTTTGCCGCCGGGCGGTGCTCGATTGCTCGTGCGCTTCGCTCCTATTCGGGAGCGAGCGGAGGGTGGAGGAGCCCGCATGAAGTCACGCCTGAACTGGCTTGCGTTCGCGACCACGCTCGTGCTCGTCGGCTGCGCGGCGCACACGGCGTTGGCCCCGCTCGATCCGACTCATCCCGCGAGCCCCGACGCGCCGGAGGCACCGATGCCGGAGCCCGCCATGGTGCTCCATCAGTCCGCGCAGTCGGAG contains:
- a CDS encoding DUF1929 domain-containing protein; amino-acid sequence: MQQRFDGGASPTCLVDVQIAHQEFDPNLLPLGHYLLFAMVDGIPSKGVVVQVAASK